From one Haloterrigena gelatinilytica genomic stretch:
- the ggt gene encoding gamma-glutamyltransferase, translating into MTRDTDPNATGRRAARRTEPSRVDRRAFLGALGATAGVLGGSAIAGATGDGRSGAGVPGVDCDRPQFACGRQVTAADGMVSSVDPIASGVAANVLREGGNAVDAAVALQYVLTVTQPHASGIGGGGFMVVYDADADEVSVVDSRERAPHGATPDMFLDENGEPIPFDERIQLGKAVGVPGTVMGLETALELHGSRPRQRLIRPAIDLARNGFAVDAVFAEQIAENWEKFNDAAREAYSDASGRPLEAGDTHVNPDLADTLERIKCGGAAAFYEGPIAADLAETVRGAGGSMTVDDLAAYDVTLDEPVRAAWRDLELVGQPLPSSGPTTVAYILRVLEQLGIERYDLRSPEKYHLFAEATSLAWADRNEYMGDPEFVDAPVDGLLSDDYLAERAAQVRVDDTLADYGAEECVDPGVPPGVDGSRGVAAAEEGYGSTTHFSVVDADGNAVSYTSTIEQLMGSGMMVPGRGFMLNNELTDFDAEPGGPNQVEPWKRPLSSMSPIIAFRDGVPEFTVGSPGGWTIITSVAQTLLHRYVYDLEPLAALSEPTVFTTDCPPIMWEDGVPAGAREATERFGQVWEDDPSDDFGNVQVIEVGADELIGAADPTRDGLAVGLDRGGECGHGEHETRGHRESAANGRGRTD; encoded by the coding sequence ATGACACGAGACACCGATCCGAACGCGACCGGACGGAGAGCAGCGCGGCGAACCGAACCTTCGCGCGTCGACCGTCGAGCGTTCCTCGGCGCGCTCGGGGCGACCGCCGGCGTCCTCGGCGGGAGCGCCATCGCGGGTGCGACGGGCGACGGCCGAAGCGGGGCCGGCGTTCCGGGAGTCGACTGCGACCGCCCCCAGTTCGCGTGTGGCCGGCAGGTGACCGCGGCCGACGGGATGGTCTCGAGCGTGGATCCGATCGCTTCCGGCGTCGCCGCGAACGTCCTGCGGGAGGGCGGCAACGCCGTCGACGCCGCCGTCGCGCTCCAGTACGTGCTGACCGTGACCCAGCCCCACGCATCGGGCATCGGCGGCGGCGGGTTCATGGTCGTCTACGACGCGGACGCGGACGAGGTCTCCGTCGTCGACAGCCGCGAGCGGGCGCCTCACGGCGCGACCCCGGACATGTTCCTCGACGAAAACGGCGAGCCGATCCCGTTCGACGAGCGGATCCAACTGGGGAAGGCCGTGGGCGTCCCCGGCACCGTGATGGGGCTGGAGACGGCGCTGGAGTTGCACGGCTCGCGGCCGCGGCAGCGACTGATCCGTCCCGCGATCGACCTCGCGCGCAACGGGTTCGCCGTCGACGCGGTCTTCGCCGAACAGATCGCGGAGAACTGGGAGAAGTTCAACGACGCGGCCCGGGAGGCCTACTCCGATGCGTCCGGGAGGCCGCTCGAGGCGGGCGACACACACGTCAATCCCGATCTGGCGGATACGCTCGAGCGGATCAAGTGCGGCGGCGCCGCGGCCTTCTACGAGGGGCCCATCGCCGCCGATCTCGCCGAAACGGTACGGGGGGCCGGCGGCAGCATGACCGTCGACGACCTCGCCGCCTACGACGTCACGCTCGACGAACCGGTCCGGGCGGCGTGGCGCGACCTCGAACTCGTTGGCCAGCCGCTGCCGAGTTCGGGACCGACCACCGTCGCGTACATCCTGCGGGTCCTCGAGCAACTCGGGATCGAACGGTACGACCTCCGGTCGCCGGAGAAGTATCACCTGTTCGCCGAGGCGACGAGTCTGGCCTGGGCCGACCGGAACGAGTACATGGGCGACCCCGAGTTCGTCGACGCGCCGGTCGACGGTCTGCTCAGCGACGACTACCTCGCCGAGCGCGCCGCGCAGGTGCGCGTCGACGACACGCTCGCGGACTACGGAGCCGAGGAGTGCGTCGACCCCGGCGTACCGCCGGGCGTCGACGGATCGCGGGGAGTCGCGGCCGCCGAGGAAGGGTACGGGTCGACGACCCACTTCTCCGTCGTCGACGCGGACGGCAACGCCGTCTCCTACACCTCGACTATCGAACAGCTCATGGGCTCGGGGATGATGGTCCCCGGGCGCGGCTTCATGCTCAACAACGAGTTGACGGACTTCGACGCCGAACCCGGCGGCCCGAACCAGGTCGAGCCGTGGAAGCGGCCGCTGAGCAGCATGAGCCCCATCATCGCGTTCCGCGACGGCGTCCCCGAGTTCACCGTGGGCTCGCCGGGCGGCTGGACAATCATCACCTCGGTCGCCCAGACGCTGCTCCACCGCTACGTCTACGACCTCGAGCCGCTCGCGGCGCTTTCCGAACCGACCGTCTTCACCACCGACTGTCCGCCGATCATGTGGGAAGACGGGGTGCCGGCCGGCGCCCGCGAGGCGACCGAGCGATTCGGCCAGGTCTGGGAGGACGACCCCAGCGACGACTTCGGCAACGTACAGGTCATCGAGGTCGGCGCGGACGAGCTGATCGGCGCGGCCGATCCGACGCGCGACGGACTGGCCGTCGGCCTCGACCGGGGCGGCGAGTGCGGTCACGGCGAGCACGAAACGCGCGGTCACAGAGAGTCAGCGGCGAACGGGCGCGGCCGAACCGACTGA
- a CDS encoding 2,5-diamino-6-(ribosylamino)-4(3H)-pyrimidinone 5'-phosphate reductase: MHVVVNAAASADGKLSSRRREQIAISGEADFERVDRLRADSDAVVVGVGTVLADDPHLTVKDESLCEDRLERGESKQPARVVVDSRGRTPTDAAVLDDAAATYVCLSEAASVDARLALTDRAELVTAGDERVDLLRAFAALEEQGLERLMVEGGGELIFSLFEAGLVDELRTFVGPTVIGGRDAPTLADGEGFVEAFPSLSLEEVARLDDGALLIWRVEGR; this comes from the coding sequence ATGCACGTCGTCGTCAACGCCGCCGCGAGCGCGGACGGCAAACTCTCCTCGCGGCGCCGCGAGCAGATCGCGATCAGCGGCGAAGCGGACTTCGAGCGCGTCGATCGACTCCGAGCCGACAGCGACGCCGTCGTCGTCGGCGTCGGCACCGTTCTCGCCGACGATCCGCACCTGACGGTGAAAGACGAGTCGCTGTGCGAGGACCGCCTCGAGCGGGGCGAGTCGAAACAGCCGGCCCGCGTCGTCGTCGACTCGCGGGGGCGCACCCCGACCGACGCCGCGGTGCTGGACGACGCGGCGGCGACCTACGTCTGTCTCAGCGAGGCCGCCTCCGTCGATGCGCGGCTGGCGCTGACCGACCGCGCGGAACTCGTGACCGCCGGCGACGAGCGCGTCGACCTCCTGCGGGCGTTCGCGGCGCTCGAGGAACAGGGCCTCGAGCGGCTCATGGTCGAGGGCGGCGGCGAACTCATCTTCTCGCTGTTCGAGGCCGGACTGGTCGACGAGTTACGGACGTTCGTCGGCCCGACAGTCATCGGCGGCCGCGACGCCCCGACGCTGGCCGACGGCGAGGGGTTCGTCGAGGCGTTTCCGTCGCTCAGTCTCGAGGAGGTCGCTCGACTCGACGACGGCGCCTTGCTGATCTGGCGCGTCGAGGGGCGCTAG
- a CDS encoding cupredoxin domain-containing protein, with protein sequence MNRAEPRSRRAVLRLGGSAAVAALLAGCGGDPGGNGGEEDQSENGGEGANQSEDGNETNESDGDGNETNESESGGNETDGNETDGGNETNESEDGDGGASGAIEPGEIQLGGETQAWLGVSPDQIADEENPTLTLQEGESYEITWENLDGAGHNIQILDDNDEVVDDYETEIMSEQGETQTLSIDEVTGEMAQYICEPHQATMNGDIEVQ encoded by the coding sequence ATGAATCGGGCCGAACCGCGATCACGACGGGCGGTGCTTCGACTCGGCGGCAGCGCGGCCGTAGCAGCCCTTCTCGCCGGCTGCGGTGGGGATCCCGGCGGAAACGGGGGCGAGGAAGATCAGTCGGAGAACGGCGGGGAGGGCGCGAACCAGTCCGAAGACGGCAACGAGACGAACGAGTCGGACGGCGACGGCAACGAAACGAACGAATCGGAAAGCGGCGGCAACGAGACGGACGGGAACGAGACTGACGGCGGCAACGAAACGAACGAGTCGGAGGACGGCGATGGCGGCGCCAGCGGGGCGATAGAACCCGGCGAAATCCAGCTCGGCGGCGAAACGCAGGCCTGGCTGGGCGTCTCTCCCGATCAGATCGCCGACGAGGAGAATCCGACGCTCACCCTGCAGGAGGGGGAGAGCTACGAGATCACGTGGGAGAACCTGGACGGCGCCGGCCACAACATCCAGATTCTCGACGACAACGACGAGGTCGTCGACGACTACGAGACCGAAATCATGTCGGAGCAAGGGGAGACCCAGACCCTCTCGATCGACGAAGTCACCGGCGAGATGGCCCAGTACATCTGCGAGCCCCATCAAGCGACGATGAACGGCGACATCGAAGTTCAGTAA
- a CDS encoding ZIP family metal transporter — protein sequence MSTLGEVVMIAALAGAATGLGALPVYVTERISHRFYDAALGLAAGIMFGAAVFALVVPGLEFGSLWEVVVGVLLGSVFLLAANRLIPHIHLLITGEANRTYPPIAGSERELEAAPPLPPGERADDADARDEDVVPAPDDDLRQAILVGSAITIHNVPEGLAIGIAFAGGLESVGIALAVAIAVQNVPDGFAMAIPASQTGLSKPKTILYTTLSGAGPEPIAAAIGFALVAVVTGLFPVAAGFAAGTMLAVIFREMIPASHGHGYADEATLTFVVGFVVMVVVDVGLAV from the coding sequence GTGAGCACGCTCGGAGAGGTCGTGATGATCGCAGCGTTGGCCGGCGCGGCGACCGGACTCGGCGCACTGCCGGTGTACGTGACCGAACGGATCAGCCACCGCTTCTACGACGCCGCGCTCGGCCTCGCGGCAGGGATCATGTTCGGCGCGGCCGTCTTCGCGCTGGTCGTCCCCGGCCTCGAGTTCGGTTCGCTGTGGGAGGTCGTCGTCGGCGTTCTCCTCGGCAGCGTCTTCCTGTTGGCCGCGAACCGGCTCATTCCCCACATTCACCTGCTCATCACGGGCGAAGCGAACCGGACCTATCCGCCGATCGCGGGATCGGAGAGGGAACTCGAGGCCGCGCCGCCGTTGCCGCCCGGTGAAAGAGCCGACGACGCCGACGCGCGCGACGAGGACGTCGTTCCCGCGCCGGACGACGACCTCCGGCAGGCGATTCTCGTCGGCAGCGCGATCACCATCCACAACGTCCCGGAGGGGCTGGCGATCGGCATCGCCTTCGCGGGCGGCCTCGAGAGCGTCGGGATCGCGCTGGCGGTCGCGATCGCCGTTCAGAACGTTCCCGACGGCTTCGCGATGGCGATCCCGGCGAGTCAAACCGGCCTCTCGAAGCCGAAGACGATCCTCTACACGACGCTCTCCGGCGCGGGCCCCGAACCGATCGCGGCCGCGATCGGCTTCGCCCTGGTCGCGGTCGTCACCGGGCTCTTCCCGGTGGCGGCCGGCTTCGCCGCCGGAACGATGCTCGCGGTCATCTTCCGGGAGATGATCCCCGCGAGCCACGGCCACGGCTACGCCGACGAAGCCACGCTGACGTTCGTCGTCGGCTTCGTCGTGATGGTCGTCGTCGACGTCGGACTCGCCGTCTGA